TTTTCGCATGACTGGTACATCTGAAaatccacctgctgctgctgctgctaagtcgcttcagtcatgtccaactctgtgcaaccccatagaggctcccccgtccctgggattctccaggcaagaacactggagtgggttgccatttccttctccaatgcatgaaagtaaaaagtgaaagtgaagatgctcagtcgtgtccaactcttagcaaccccatggactgcagcctaccaggctcctccatctatgggattttccaggcaagagaactagaGTGAAAATCCACTTAGTACAGTTCAAATGTTCATTACAGTGTTAAATACAGTTATCATGTGTCTTATTTCTTAATCCAGACATATAACAaggcaaaattaaataaaaacatccaATTTCTAGTTTCCCATTCTCACCTTAATACTGGTACTCTGTCTTTCAAGGACATCACTAACTTTTTCAAaagggtgcacacacacacacacaagtctcgCTTTCTAATAAAAACATGTTTGCATTCTCATCTTGTCCAACCTTCTGGCTTCAACTAATACTAACGTCTCCTTTGTATCTTTTTTATGTTCCCACAAAGTACTTACTTTTTTCTTGTTCCCATTACCACACTCTTCTTACTTTCTTTCACCTTCTCTTACCTATATCCTCTTTTTCCTTCCATCCTAAGTTATCACAAGACATGTACTCAAtcacctcctcttccctctctggtTTATGCTTACTTCAGTGGAAGGCTTCAGTCAACTGCACTAATGTTTCCCACATGAACATTTCCCAACTAAATCCTCCAGGTGCAAAAGGAAAGACACTTTACCACACTTATAATCAGGTCACAAAGGCCAAACTTAACCACCTTTGCCATTTATCAGTGAAACCATCTCTACTGTCTcaaatttgaaaccagtcttcaCTGATTGCTTCATTCCTCCAGTCCACTCTTCCTCACTAGCTCTCTTAATCATCACTATTCCATCCGCTGGGAAAACCATCTAAGCCCTTATCACCTCACATCAATTTATCATCACTGCCTCTCCCATAAATCCTTCTTGCACCACGATGCCAATAACAAGTCTCCCTAAAACAAGATAAGAAACCCAAGGGAAAAAGCTGTATCAGTAATTTCATCAAAGCCCTCTAACGTATTTCCCTCACTACTCAACCTTATTTctaaccccccaccccacccaataTATAAACAGAAGGCTCACTTTCTCATTTACCTTTTCTGTTATCAAGCCAAAATCAGGCAGGTCATATCGCAGTCTCCCCTCCAGTAGTATCCTATCCACAGTGCACAGCCCAGTGCCAGACCTAGCTCCTCCAGTCTTCTCTATGAATGTGCAGTTTTCaatctttcttcttttgattCCTCTAACTTTTAAACTCCCTTTGTTCTAAATACAGCAAAATCACTGAACTCTAGATCGTAACAAAAATCTAGCATCATATAAATTGCTTTCATTTCTACCAACTTCTTCTTATATTTCAAGGACTATCCTTAGTCAAGAGAATAATATACAGAAGAGATTAGTAGGCCTTATCAGATGAGGTACTTTTCATATTCTTCAGATCAAGCTGGGTTAACACTTCTGGATTAAGGAAATACCAGTTTTACCTGAAACATATtatcatctctgctgctgctgctctgcttgGAGGATGACAGCGCTCTGGAAGTTTCACCAGTTTTTTGCTTCTTTACAGGTTTTTCGGGAGCAACTTGCTTTTTCCTCTTCagcttgaaagaaaagcaaaaatatagttaaaatttGCATAAGAACAAAATGCATTTCAGGTTCAAAAGATTGCATTACTTTTTAAGACTTAGGAGGATCAAAAGATtacaattattaataaaaaatcatCAATATATACACAGGCAAGTTTTAAGTTTTCCCTGACAACAGAACTATGAAACTAACACACCACTGTTATCTAGTACAATGTTTTCAAGCTTTTGGGTTTCCTGGGAAACCAAGATACTTCAGGCATTAGAGTGGTATTCACCAGACCAACAGTTATATTATAGACTGGGATCCCATATAAAATTTCTCTGtgagaaaaaaaagactgagggGGGCTACTGttgcttttaaatacacttaaAACTTTTGGAAACCACAAGTCTACTAGTCAgttattttttacaaagaaaaacataCTAATTAGAAAGACAACAACCAATTTATGATTATTTATGCCTGCCTATTCCAAAAGggacttggacttccctgatggtttagtggttaagactctgtgatcccactgcagggggccggggttcaatccctggtcagggaactagatccatcccacatgccacaactaaaaaaaaaaagaaaaaaattctgcatGTCGCAGGAAGACAGAAAATCCCaattgccacaactaagacccagtgcagccaaatatataaaatactttaaaaaaaaaaaaaaaaaggacgagAAAACCAAAAGGGACTTAAATTGGTTCAGGCAGTTTATGAGTAGGGAAAGCTAAGAAAGCTATTTTGTACTGGAGACCAGAGGTCAACAACTCATCACAAAACTTCCTTATCACAAAAAAATCACTTTAGACAGCAATGTGTTAGACTAGCATTCAAAATCAAAACGTTTTAAAAGCAGCATTACTATAAAAGCTTTTCATATAGACTCATTCTCAAAAAAGAGCTAACAGTCCATGAAAATCAGTAGAGTTCCCAATTCAAACAGTAGAGGGCAGTCATGTTccttgaagtaaagtgaaagtggctcagtcgtgtccaactctttaggaccccatggactatgcagttcatggaattctccaggccagaatactggagtgggtagctgttcccttctccagggaatcttcccaacccagggatcgaacccaggtctcccgcattgcaggaggattctttatcagctgagccccACCTGGTTCCCCAAgcccaacaacactggagtgggtagcctatccctttgccAGCTcatggatcttccccacccaggtggattttcccgacccagggaatgcaGGGGTCTCctccactgaaggcagattctttaccaactgagctctcagggaagcttcTTAGTTCCTTAGTGGAAGGTATAAATTATTACTGTTTTACCAAATTATATGATACTaggcaaaataaaatgtatatatttatgtacacaAACCTAAAGAGTGGATTCATCTAATGGAAGTACTTGCAGGATTAACAGTACTGTTTACGATAAACAGCAAAAATTAGCTCACTAAGCAATTACTCTTTTTATCAGTTCTGTATAGTCCCTGTAGACTGGTACATTCCCTGCATGTAAAAGCTCAACAAAGAATCTGTTAAATGAATGTATTCAAATGATATACTGTGcgcaaattaaaaactaaaagacatttccttctcaaatataGCTATGCATGCTCTTTGAAGCTTTTTTCAATCTTCCAAGCAAAATTATGATATGTATTTCAAGATCCTCATAGAAGCTCTCTTTTAACTAACACTATTAACTGAGCTCAGAGACACAACTATGTAGCTACTAGGAGATAAAGGACCGTTGTGGAAGAAGCCCTCACTACAGTGTGAGATCTTCAGTTAAGCAGAATGCAGTTAAGCTTACAGCACAATTATCATctaatgcagaaaaagccttttctATCAAAATGGGTAATTTCATGCTAGCTTTGCTGAGTGCTGATTTAACTAAAAGGAGAGGATCAGAGTAAACAACATTCTAATTTAACGTACCAAGCCAAATTTTATGTAATCTTCAGAGGCTAAGAAGACTATCAAActgatttctgttttcaaaaagtTCATATAATATGGCTCAACTACTACACAGAATGGGATTCCCaggtagaaaatctgcctgctaatgcaggagactcgagtttgatttcagggtagagaagatcccctggaggaagaaatggcaacccactccagtatttttgcttagaaatcccacggacagaggagcctggcgggctacagcccatggggttgcaaagagtcagacatgacttagaacgCACAAGCACTATAAAGAATACCTACAGTTTAACAAGTCTACTAAGCAATAGCTAATAGTGGCTTTGGCCTAAACTTAGTGCTATTCCCCTGGGGTCTGAGGTAGAGGTTGTAAGGCTCCTAAAAAGCCTCAAAAGGAAACTTGCTGAAGTCAGAAATCTTGCTCAAGTCTGACTTCAGGGTGTGGCCTGCTTGTATACCACAAGCATCTAGGCATTTCAGTCAAGTAGGTCAGGGGCCACCTGCACTTTCAGAAACATCCATCCAGGCTCTCATTTTAAGGTTCTGAGATGCTCTGCTGTCCTTCAGAACCAACACTGCTGAATTAAGTATCACAAAAATGACCTGGAGTAGTAACAGTCACCTTTTTGTCAACTTCACTGTCAGAATCGCTACCGGAAGAGCTTGAAGAAACAAGTTCCTTTGACTTAGgcattctgaaagaaaaatacattatgtAAATAATTCATAAACTTTTTCATTACCTTCAACTTAACTCTACCCCAAAGATTCAAGAAGTTCCACAGTTCATTCTACCATTGTGGGGCACTAGAATTGTTACACTGAGCACAATGCTATAGAAGTTATGCTCTTAATCTAAAGCTCTTCCATGCTGAAAATAACATGCAGAGGGAAGAGTTCTAAACCCAGCAAAGAACTAAATGTCATACACATCTCATACTCCTACATCTATTTCTTTCTCAAAGTTAGTGGGTCTTTTTATACTTCATTTTAGCAGGGTTAGATGATTATGGATAGGAGTTAGATGTTTACAGATAGAGTACATTGCAAAGACAGCTGACAGCAATCACTgtcaaaccaggaagaaatatgaaCAATTCTCAgtattgctttttatttcccaCCAATGAGACTTACATACAATTATTCATTGCAGGAATTAATCCCAATGTACACATAGCATGGTGGACAACTGTACTATACAGCTGTCTTTATCTAATTAGCTTTATCATTATAGTCATACTTTTCATGTTCTGTATAGGTTCGAGCAAGTTCTGATTCAAAGTTATACATAATTAACGTTCACTTACATTTCACACTGATTTTCTACTCTGAAATGTAACTAAAATTTGAAGAACCTGCTTACGGGCGGGGTAAATCCTTTCCTCCACTTCCTACTATGACCCTAATTCCCTAGATTTTGGAGATCCCCCCAGACAGAGGTACGCAAGCTAGTGCCTTCCCTGTGGAGTTTACAGAGTGCCTGAACCTAAAGCAGAGTCTTGTGCCTCTATGTTTCCCAAATTTCAAGGAATTTCATGCTCTACCTCTTTTCAAAGCACTTGTAATACCAAGTGTTAAAACTCCATGTATTTTCATAGCAAGTATCTTTCGCTCCCTGCATCTCCAATTCAGAAGAGACTGAGCCCTATTAATTTCTATATGCCCTCAAGGGCCCAATATACACAAGAGACActgtaaatgtttgctgaataaaagagaaaaaaaaagacttcaacaACCATAAATAATTCAGCTGTGGACTACACTTGCATAGCAATGGCATTCAATGTGTCTCACAAGAGGAGGTCAAGGTAAAAGAAATGGGCCATCCCTACTCTAGCCACTAAATTCAAAAAGCTCAAACCATGCTCCACCCAGCCATGATGATTTTAACTGGCAATTTCTTGATAACAAGAAGAGTAAATTCAGAGGGGAGCCAGCAACGTTCACAACCACATTTTATACATTAATCCAGTTACTGCTCCATTTTACAGCCtaatctccaaaatcaatgtAGTTGTTTCTGTATGCTAGCTGCTAATAATGCCAAGAAGCGCTTTTTTTTAGGTAATTAAATTGAACATAACCTATTTTTCACTTTGAAACGGTCAAGGATAACTACACCATCTGCTCATTAAAGGTGCCCGGGGTGGCTAAGATCATTTCAAAGAACCACCTCGTGTTTAACCCAAATAAGTCCCTCCGTCATGAAAACCAGATAATGGTAACTAAACTACTCTTTGAACtactaacaaaatatattttcacttttacttaatGAGCCTTTACTGTTCGGGAGCGGGGAGTGGGGACGGCGTGGCTCGTAATTCAGGCAAAGTAATACTGAATTACGAGTTAACAGTCGTGCGGAAtatacagaaaaagcaaaaaacagcttaaaaaaaaaaggaaatcttcgaGTTTTAATAAAGGCCTGGGGGAAGAAGGATTAGAAAATAAGAGGTAAAGATAAACTAGAAGTAAAGGGCACGAGGATTCGGTACCACACGAGGGTGGTAAGCACCCAAACGGGGGAAGCGGGTCCCGGGATGCCAGCAAGCCTCCAGAACCCCGGGACAGGCGATGGCTGGGGCGGTGGGAGACAGGTTGGTCGGAGGGGGCGTAGGAGGCGGCGAAATGCAGAGGAGACGGAGTGGGAAGAGGAGGGACTTGCACCAAGCGCCATTTTCTTCCCTCGAAGAGCTCACTACCCCCCAACACACCAGCCGTTCACTCCTCCACCCACGGACTCCCCCGCCGCACCCCCGGCCTCCTCCGACCCGGTCCGCTCCCTCCCGCCCCTAGAGCGTCCCAGCTCCGGGGAGCAAGGATGAGGACCCCAGAGACGCAGGCCCCGCACGCGCCCCCGCCCGGGACCGGGCCGCTGCTGCATTGTCCCGAGGGTGCCCCGGGCCCCTTCCCGAGGCTCCTCGGCCCCGCCCGGCCGCACCCGCCGCCGGAGATCGCCTCACCCGCTACCCCGGGGCCGATCCCGGGAGCCAGCTTCAGGCGCCAAGGGGCCTGAAACGCGTGCGGCTCGTAGTCCGGGACGGAGGAGGGGGTCCGGAGAGgccgaggaagggaagggggagatCAGGCAGCGCCGCCATTTCCTGCGGCCGTGGCCGACAAGGAACCCGGGCGTCAGGCGGAGAGTGGCCGAGCTGGGAAGGTAGGGGTCGGCCGAGCGGTGCTTCGACgggtaggggtgggggcggggtccCGTGCACTCACGCTCCGCTCCAGTAGCCGAAGTGCCTGCTGCTCTCTCACTAGCGACTGACAGAGAAACGGAAGTGACGGCAGCAGAGAgacgccggccccgccccgctgAGACTACGCACACGCGACGGGGCGTGGCTTCCTCGCCAAAACCCGACACCGAAACCCTTTCCAGGGCCTTAAAGGGCCCGTCCCTCATCCTAAACTGAAACCGGGAAAGATGAAGCGAAGATTGGATTTGACTGTGAGTGAAAGAGGGAACGAATTAAACATGAATGACTAGCAACGATGGTCTTTCCAgaggtcatatatagatgtgagagttggactataaagaaagctgagcaccgaagaatcgatgcttttgaactgtggtgttggagaagactcttgagagtcccttggactgcaaggagatcggaCCAGtctatccttaaggaaatcagtcctgaatattcactggaacgactgatgctgaagctgaaactccaatactttggccacctgatgcgaagaactgactcatttgaaaaaaccctgatgctgggaaagattgaaggctggagaagaaggggacgacagagtatgagatggttggatggcatcgccgactcaatggacatgagtttgagtaaactcaggagttggtgatggacaggaaagcctggcgtgccgcagtccatggggtcgcaaagagtctgacaagactgagcgactgaactgatgagcaCCGTGCTTTGCACTTGTTCCGTTAATGTCTCTGTGTTAAAGTGAAATGTCTGAAGAAAGATCTGAAAAAGAACACTTCTGGCCTAGTTTCCAGGAAATGATCCTTGCCTGCTACCCCCTACTCTGGTATTTGATCCTGGCTGGTAGAATTCAAAGGCAGGAAGCCATAGTCATAACGTTTAATTCAAGAAAGTGCAAAAAAGTCTTCCCAGAAGTCCttaccacacacccacacacttaTTCCTAAACTGAAGTTCTGGgaactccctgggagtccagtggttagggcttggcactttcactgccagatgcctgaagttcaatccctggtcagggaactaagatcctgcaagtcgtggggcaaaaaaaaaaaaaaaggtacctaAAGTTCTGCAAATGTGAGCTCACAGAAGGCAAGAGATATCCATGCTATAAGCAGGAATATGACTCATAGAGTCTTTGAATCTATATTTAATGAATGCCTGCTATAGCCAAGAATACATATTCAACACATTTATCAAGCATccactatgttccaggcactgcaGTGAGGCACTTCACATATAACACTCGTCCTAATAAGCCCTTTCCAGTGTAGAAATGATTGTTCTCTCTATTTTATAAAGAAACCAAGGGTTTACAAGGTTAAATAAGTTCTGCTATAGGTGATACAGAGAATGAGTCATGATTCAAACCCTGGATGCTGCAGACTGAGGGAGACCTCAAATGCTCTAGCCCACTTCTATGCATGCAACGTCAGGCTACATGACtacttcttaaaaatgaaatacttgcTGTCTAGTTCCTTTTATGCAAAgcacaaaaaaggcaaaataatccATAGCAATCTAGGTCAGGTTGGCCTCAGGGGACTATCACTTGGAGTGAGTATGAAGGAATCTGCTGGGATGCTGAATATATCTTGGTCTGGGTAATAGATAGgcgttgttcaattgctaagtcatgtccgtctctgtgaccccatggactgcagcactccgggcttccttgtccttcactgtctcctggagtttgttcaaactcatgtccattaagtcgctGATGctatccatttcatcctctgctgccctcttctcctcttgccttcaatctttcccagcatcagggtcttttccaatgagtcagctcttcgcatcaggtggccaaagtattggaacttcaacttcagcatcagtgcttccagtgaactttcagggttgatttcctttaggattgactgttttgatctacttgctgtccaaaggactctcaagtcttctccagcaccacagttcaaaagcatcaattcttcagctctcagccttctttatggtccaactctcacatgcatacatgatcactggaaaaaccatagctttgattatacagacttttgttggcaaagtgatgtatctgctgtttaatatgctgtctaggttaccatagctttttttcctaggagcaagcatcttctaatttcatggctgcagtcaccatccacagtgatttgggagcccaaaaaaataaagtctgcctctgtttccacttttttcccatttatttgccatgaaatgatgggactggatgccatgctgttcgtttttttgaatgttgattttttttttttattagaaactcattgaacacatttttattgagcacctactatgtacacCAGACACTGACCCAGATGCTGGTGGTACAAATAtagcagaagagaaaacagacaaaaacctcACCCCTTACAGAGCTCCTGAAGCTTACATTCCTGTGAAATTAAGGCAAGAAAACTAATCCATGGAGAAAAGGACAAGTTATGAGCCAAAGAACAATTCCTCTGAGGAGTTACAAAGTGGATCCCTATtcttgaagtcagaaagaaacaatGAAGTCCCTACGGGGTCACTCAAAAAGACAGGGCCCTGCTGAGCTCCCTGACCCAAGTCTGAGAAAGTAAGGGCTCACATTCTCCCCTTTACTACAATCTAAGGATGGAGGTCAATGCACCGTGCTCTCTAGGAGGTCCACAAGGCCATGTAAGAGTCTTATCTCCAAACCAGAGGAAAGCAATGGTCGTGCAAATTTGTTTCAATCAAGACAAGAGTCTCTCAAATATGAAATTCAATGAAGATGAACAAAACtgcaagtaataaaaaaaaaaagaaccatgaaacaaaaattgtttacAGCATAATAATTGAGAACATAGAAGAGATTTTTgcctaagaaaatatttaatcctTAGCccaaaagtaataaaatagaaaattactaTGAACT
The sequence above is a segment of the Ovis canadensis isolate MfBH-ARS-UI-01 breed Bighorn chromosome 16, ARS-UI_OviCan_v2, whole genome shotgun sequence genome. Coding sequences within it:
- the SUB1 gene encoding activated RNA polymerase II transcriptional coactivator p15 — encoded protein: MPKSKELVSSSSSGSDSDSEVDKKLKRKKQVAPEKPVKKQKTGETSRALSSSKQSSSSRDDNMFQIGKMRYVSVRDFKGKVLIDIREYWMDPEGEMKPGRKGISLNPEQWSQLKEQISDIDDAVRKL